One genomic window of Salvia miltiorrhiza cultivar Shanhuang (shh) chromosome 4, IMPLAD_Smil_shh, whole genome shotgun sequence includes the following:
- the LOC131020325 gene encoding exocyst complex component EXO70E2-like has translation MLFKNLDLPIFHNKKIQSLLSIQQPKQPHFLHSRTSREPMADITDAERHVVAASYHLVKALQATKILSNDARRLLEDLDVHLSTVIKLNENESKADNIRELETRLVSSHQTIMSLHSSYSKIWASNPVIVLEYLQAVGEVQRLIEILEDMPLNRLRKEVLDQAKTTLQMAMDRLQNELIHTLVQNRQCFEHEYVSSLPVCEVYPIYEESVISNEDDSVEDASLKGRSSSETEECAMDLIHPDVVPQIKSIADTMFASGYAQEFCMAFTAFWKDIFAEYSMILYVEQLSIEDVQQMEWKHLNSRIRKWRVAMRRIIGVYLGSAKRLFDQVLGDYGHISSACLLEASRGPLFCLLNFGNAVSIGPHGPEWLYCLLDMYEVVADLVQDLDALFPQETESLIRIEFHELLSQLRESVRVVLKELGNCIAACPSTTPFQNGGIHPLTKYVVNYILCFAEYEDTVHLLLQDPQHDRERGDEEQSTDVVVDPNPTCALAMYLQSLTSILEATLDKKSSLYRDPSLKHIFLMNNIHYTVEKIKNSKVSHYFGDDWIKKHFVKFRQHAMYYQRTTWSSLLTFLRDDGKVGKATLKARCQDFTAAFEDLYKSQTRWVVPDPQLREDVRISASKTVIQAYRNFVNKIINSIGEKHIKYTEQELGMHIMDLLEGSSKSLNHSRKR, from the coding sequence ATGCTCTTCAAAAACCTTGATTTACCGATATTCCACAACAAAAAGATTCAATCTTTGCTCTCCATTCAACAACCAAAACAGcctcattttcttcattcaAGAACAAGTCGTGAGCCGATGGCCGATATCACCGATGCGGAACGTCACGTTGTTGCCGCATCGTATCACCTGGTCAAGGCCCTTCAAGCAACCAAGATCCTGAGCAATGATGCGAGGAGACTTCTCGAAGACCTCGACGTCCATTTGTCCACAGTGATCAAGctcaatgaaaatgaatcaAAAGCAGATAACATCAGAGAGCTCGAGACGAGGCTCGTCTCGTCCCACCAAACCATCATGAGTCTGCATTCGAGCTACTCGAAGATCTGGGCTTCCAATCCTGTGATAGTCTTGGAATACTTACAAGCAGTTGGCGAGGTTCAGAGATTGATTGAGATTCTTGAAGATATGCCATTGAATCGACTGAGAAAGGAGGTTCTTGATCAGGCAAAAACTACTCTGCAGATGGCTATGGACAGGCTACAAAATGAGCTGATCCACACACTTGTGCAGAACAGACAGTGCTTCGAGCACGAATACGTGTCCTCACTCCCAGTTTGCGAAGTGTATCCAATATACGAGGAGTCCGTCATCTCCAACGAAGATGACTCGGTCGAGGATGCGTCTCTCAAGGGCCGTAGCAGTTCGGAGACCGAGGAATGCGCGATGGATCTGATCCATCCGGATGTGGTTCCTCAAATCAAGTCCATCGCAGATACAATGTTCGCCTCGGGCTATGCTCAGGAGTTCTGTATGGCCTTCACCGCGTTCTGGAAGGATATATTTGCGGAGTACTCGATGATCCTCTATGTGGAGCAGCTTAGCATCGAAGACGTGCAGCAGATGGAGTGGAAGCACTTGAACTCGAGAATCAGGAAGTGGCGCGTGGCGATGAGGAGAATCATCGGCGTCTATCTTGGCAGCGCAAAACGGCTGTTCGACCAAGTTCTCGGAGATTACGGCCATATCAGCTCAGCTTGCTTGCTTGAGGCTTCAAGGGGGCCTCTCTTCTGTCTCTTGAATTTCGGTAATGCTGTGTCAATTGGACCCCACGGGCCCGAATGGCTCTACTGCTTGCTCGATATGTACGAAGTTGTAGCTGATCTCGTTCAGGATCTGGATGCCTTGTTCCCACAAGAGACAGAGTCGTTGATCAGGATCGAGTTCCACGAGCTTCTGTCACAACTACGAGAATCTGTTAGAGTCGTCCTCAAAGAGCTAGGAAACTGCATTGCAGCATGCCCTTCTACTACCCCTTTCCAAAATGGAGGGATTCACCCCCTAACAAAGTATGTCGTCAACTACATCTTGTGCTTTGCTGAATACGAGGATACGGTTCATTTGCTTCTTCAAGATCCACAACACGACAGGGAGCGTGGAGACGAAGAGCAGAGCACGGATGTTGTGGTGGATCCTAATCCCACTTGTGCCTTGGCAATGTACCTACAGTCACTCACATCAATTTTAGAAGCAACCTTAGACAAGAAATCGAGTTTATACAGGGATCCTTCATTGAAGCATATCTTTTTGATGAACAATATTCACTACACGGTTGAGAAGATCAAGAATTCTAAAGTCAGCCACTACTTTGGGGATGATTGGATCAAAAAACACTTTGTGAAGTTCCGGCAGCATGCAATGTATTACCAAAGAACGACGTGGAGTTCTTTACTAACCTTTCTTCGTGATGATGGGAAAGTCGGGAAGGCAACTCTAAAGGCGAGATGCCAAGACTTCACCGCTGCTTTTGAGGATCTGTACAAGAGCCAGACAAGATGGGTCGTCCCGGATCCTCAACTCCGTGAAGATGTGAGGATATCAGCTTCCAAGACGGTTATCCAAGCATACCGCAACTTTGTCAATAAGATTATCAATTCTATTGGCGAAAAGCACATCAAGTACACCGAACAGGAGTTGGGAATGCACATCATGGATCTTCTTGAAGGGTCATCGAAATCATTGAACCATTCTCGAAAGAGGTGA
- the LOC131020326 gene encoding presenilin-like protein At2g29900: MEQNAKPKTILETCGEEIIRIITPVSICMLLVVILVSILNEGSSLDDSLSFATMATMAYNESSSDSIWDKLKGALLNSLVFVAVVTVATFLLVLLFYFRCTKFLKYYMGFSSLLVLGFMGGEIALFLIKVSSFPIDCVTFAVALYNFTVVGVMAVFMSKMAIFVTQAYLVVIGMLVAYWFTLLPEWTTWALLVAMSLYDLAAVLLPGGPLRLLVELAMSRDEDIPALVYEARPVISDAGLSDGVVRRRVWREGRGDFDEDQRLRSDLVSDSSLRTYLYGESESERTIVDAEEGRALGGNSELAAPLIQHINIRISDNAVSNENLALEGIGLGSSGAIKLGLGDFIFYSVLVGRAAMYDFMTVYACYLAVIAGLGITLMLLAFYRKALPALPFSVLLGVLFYLLTRLLLETFVVQCSMNLLMF; the protein is encoded by the coding sequence ATGGAGCAAAATGCCAAACCCAAAACAATCCTCGAAACATGCGGCGAAGAAATCATCAGAATCATAACCCCAGTTTCAATATGTATGCTGTTGGTGGTAATTCTCGTCTCTATCCTTAACGAGGGTTCCTCCTTGGACGACAGCCTCTCATTTGCAACCATGGCCACCATGGCCTACAACGAGAGCAGCTCAGATTCTATATGGGACAAGCTCAAAGGCGCTCTCTTGAACTCTCTCGTATTCGTTGCCGTTGTGACGGTCGCCACTTTCCTGTTAGTGCTCCTCTTCTACTTCAGATGCACTAAATTCTTGAAATACTACATGGGTTTCTCTTCTCTCCTCGTTCTGGGCTTCATGGGGGGTGAGATTGCCCTTTTCTTGATTAAAGTTTCAAGCTTTCCGATTGATTGCGTTACTTTTGCGGTCGCCTTGTATAATTTCACTGTTGTTGGTGTTATGGCTGTGTTCATGTCCAAAATGGCTATTTTTGTGACTCAAGCTTACTTGGTTGTCATTGGGATGTTGGTTGCTTATTGGTTTACCCTATTGCCCGAGTGGACGACGTGGGCGCTCTTGGTTGCTATGTCCTTGTATGATCTAGCCGCAGTTTTGTTGCCTGGCGGGCCGTTGAGGCTCTTGGTGGAGCTTGCTATGTCTAGGGATGAAGATATCCCTGCTCTTGTTTATGAGGCACGACCGGTCATTAGTGATGCTGGTTTGAGTGATGGTGTGGTGAGGAGAAGGGTTTGGAGAGAAGGAAGGGGTGATTTTGATGAAGATCAAAGGCTTAGGTCTGATCTTGTTTCTGATTCTAGTTTGAGGACTTACTTATATggtgagagtgagagtgagaggaCTATTGTTGATGCTGAAGAGGGAAGGGCATTGGGAGGGAATTCTGAGCTTGCTGCTCCTCTCATACAACATATTAATATTAGAATTTCGGACAATGCTGTTTCGAATGAAAATTTGGCGCTTGAAGGAATTGGCTTGGGATCCTCTGGTGCGATCAAGCTTGGACTTGGCGATTTTATCTTTTACAGTGTTTTAGTTGGAAGAGCTGCTATGTATGATTTCATGACAGTGTATGCGTGCTACCTTGCTGTCATAGCTGGTCTTGGTATAACCCTGATGCTCCTTGCATTTTATCGAAAGGCTTTACCTGCACTTCCTTTCTCTGTCCTACTAGGCgtgttgttttatttattgACCAGGCTGTTGCTTGAAACTTTTGTTGTACAATGTTCTATGAACCTATTGATGTTTTAG
- the LOC131020328 gene encoding transcription initiation factor TFIID subunit 11: MKKSKDPFEIAFEEQEESPPESPVGLDENESQAAAGPSGGDPDMNANVLAADPSTAAAGSVPAGTVGQIGKNKEDDDDEEEENMDVELGKLRPSGDPTKTAKMQEILSHFTEEQMSRYESFRRSGFQKANMKRLLTNMTGSAKITQPMTIVVSGIAKMFVGELVETARVVMAERRDTGPIRPCHMREAYRRLKLDGKIPKRSVPRLFR; the protein is encoded by the exons ATGAAGAAGTCCAAGGATCCATTTGAGATTGCTTTCGAGGAGCAAGAGGAATCACCACCAGAATCCCCTGTGGGTCTTGATGAGAATGAATCACAAGCTGCAGCTGGCCCCAGTGGTGGGGATCCAGACATGAATGCTAATGTTCTTGCTGCTGATCCATCAACTGCAGCTGCTGGGTCAGTTCCCGCGGGGACAGTTGGCCAAATTGGCAAGAATAAAGAGGATGATGAcgacgaagaagaagagaacATGGATGTTGAGCTTGGCAAGCTTCGACCTAGTGGTGACCCTACAAAAACAGCTAAGATGCA GGAGATTTTGTCTCATTTTACAGAGGAGCAAATGAGTAGGTATGAATCGTTTCGAAGATCTGGATTTCAGAAAGCTAACATGAAAAGG TTATTAACAAACATGACTGGAAGTGCTAAGATCACGCAACCTATGACTATTGTGGTATCTGGAATAGCAAAAATGTTTGTCGGGGAGCTTGTAGAAACAG CCAGAGTAGTGATGGCAGAGAGAAGGGATACAGGACCAATCAGGCCGTGCCACATGAGAGAAGCATATCGAAGACTAAAACTCGATGGCAAAATCCCTAAGAGATCGGTACCCAGGCTTTTCCGATGA